The following DNA comes from Microbacterium terregens.
CTCTGCGCCTCGCGCTGCCCGATCACCCCGAGGACGAGTTCTACGCAGCGGGCGCGCCGTGGTTCTTCACACTGTTCGGCCGCGACTCGCTGTGGGCGGCGCGGCTGGCACTTTCCGCGAACCCGACGCTCGCGGCATCCACTCTCCGTGTCCTTGCACGGCGACAGGGCCGCCGGCTCGATCCGGCCACCGCAGAAGAACCGGGCAAGATGCTGCACGAGCTGCGGGCCGAGGCGTTCGTCGTACCCGGTGAGGGCTTCTCGTTGCCGCCGATCTACTACGGCTCCGTTGATGCCACCGCACTGTGGGTGGGTCTGTTCGCTGACACGGTCGACGCGGGGATGCCGGAGGCGGAGGTGCGGGAACTCCTGCCGGCGATGCGGGAGTGTCTGGCGTGGATCATGGGCCACGGCGACGAGTTCCTGTCCTATTACGACCGCTCCGGCCGCGGCCTGACCAACCAGGGCTGGAAGGACTCAGGCGATTCCATCCAGTGGCGCGACGGCACTCTCGCGGAAGGCCCCATCGCGCTCTGTGAAGTGCAGGGCTACGCATACGAGGCCGTGATGGCCGGCGCCCGCATGCTGGATGCCTACGGCCAGGAGGGGGGCGACGTCGCCCGCGAGTGGGGCGCCCGCCTACGGAGACGATTCGCCGATCGCTTCTGGGTGACCACCCCCGAGGGCCACTACCCCGCCATTGCGTTGGACGCCCACGGACACGGTGTCGACACGCTCACCAGCAACATCGGGCATCTGCTGGGCACCGGCATCCTCGATCCGGACCAGGAACGCGCCGTCGCCGTGCTGCTGACCGGGCCCAGCATGCTGTCCGGATTCGGCATCCGCACGATGTCGACGGGCGCCCGCGGGTACTGGCCGCTCAGCTACCACGGCGGCAGTGTGTGGATCCACGACACCGCGATCATCGCGCGCGGCATGCATCGGGCGGGCCTGGCCGAGGCCGCCGGGACAGTGGTGGAGGACATGCTCGCTGCCGCAGCGGGTTTCGGCTATCGGGTACCGGAACTGCACGGCGGTGATCCGGCCGCTGCGGGGGGCAGCGGCAAGGACGCCACCTCCGTCCCTGTCCCCTACCCGGCCGCATGCCGCCCGCAGGCGTGGTCGGCGGCGGCGGCGGTCACGACGGACGAGATCTTGACGGCAGCGCAGCGCGAGTCCGCTTGACCCGGACGCTCGACGTCATCGACACCCTCGGTCATCCCCGCGCGATGACCTCGCCGTGCGGCATGAGCAGCCAACCATCGGGCGAAGCCGCCCAGGTGCGCCATCCTTCGGCGATGCGGGCAAGGCCGGAGCGGTCCGTCACACCCAGCGACAGCGCGTTCGCGGCGAACGACGACGAGAGGGCCCGCTCGGCCCACAACGAGCCCCACCACTCGCGGTCCTCGTCGCTCTCGAACAGCCACAGCGAGGCGGTGGCTGTCACGTCCGTGAACCCCGCCGCGCGAGCCCAGGCCTTCAGGTGGCGTCCGGCTGCAGGATCCCCGCTCGTCCCACGATGGACCCGCAGATACACGTCCAGCCACAGGTCCAGGGCGGGCACGCGCGGGTACCAGATCACGCCCTCGTAGTCGACATCACGGACGGCGACCACTCCTTCCGGCGAAACCACGCGCCGGAACTCGCGGAGCGCGTCCACCGGCCGAGTGAGGTGCTGCAGCACTTGATGCGCGTGCACCACGTCGACGCTGTCATCTGCGGCGGCCAGGGCGTACGCATCGCCGACCTCGAACGAGAGGTTGAGCAGACCGCGCTGGGCACGCAGCCCCTCTGCCTTCGTCACGATCTCGGCGGCGGCATCCAGCCCGACCACTCGTCCCGGAGCGACGCGCTCGGCCAGGTCCGCCGTGATCGTTCCGGGGCCCGCTCCGACGTCGAGAACGGTGCAGCCGGAGTGCAGGTGGGGCAGCAGGTAGGCGGCGGAATTGTCAGCCGTGCGCCACTCATGCGAACGCAGAACGCTCTCGTGGTGGCCGTGCGTGTAGGCGTCGGGGGTCACGTTCCCGACCCTAGCGCTGCGCGCGGGGCGCTGCGCGCGGGGCGGTTCGACGCGGGCGCGGCTGAAGAACGGTCGATCACACGACGGTCGTGACCGTCCCGCCGGTCAGCGCGACGAGCTCGTCGAAGGTCATCGGGAAGACCGTGTGCGGCGTTCCGCCGGCGGCCCATATCTGGTCGAACGCGGCGAGATCCTCATCGATGACGGTGGGCAGCGGGGAGGGATGCCCTGTGGGGGCGACGCCGCCGATCGCCTGGCCGGTCGCGTCCCGGACCTGCTCGGCGCTCGCGCGGCGGATGCTGTCCCGTCCGAGCCGCTCGGCAAGGGCCGCGGTGTCCACGCGGTGCGCGCCGCTGGTCATGACCAGCAGCGGTTCGCCGTCGGACCAGAAGACGAGGCTGTTCGCGATGGCGCCGACCTGTACCCCGAGCGCGGCGGCGGCGAGCGGGGCGGTGGAGGCGGCATCCGGAAGCACGACGATATCGCCCGTGATGCCGGCGGCGCGGAGGGCGTCGTGGACGATACGACTGCGGGTGGGGAGCTGATCGGTCACCCGACCAGCCTAGGCAGTCCCGGCGAGGTGATCAGAGGCGCTCGAACAGGCCGATGATGTTCCCTTCACTGTCTTCGAACCACGCCGAGCGCTCCCCGGCCATCTCCGCCACCCCGTCGACGGTCTTCAAGCCCGGAAAGTCGTACTCGAGGAATTCCACGCCGTTCGCACGCAGCGAGGCCATGTCGGAGGTCAGGTCCTTGGTCGCCATGCCGAACACCGTGTTCTTGGCCGTTCCGGCGAAACCGGAACGGTAGACCATGAGCGGTACTCCCGCGAGCCGGTAGATGACCGTCTCGGCGTCCTCCTGGATCTCCTCGGGTGTCAATCCCAGCACGCCCTCGTAGAACGACCGGGCACGGGCCAGATCGGATGCCGCGACCACGGCGACACCCTGCGCATCTTCGAACATGACTGTCCCCCTCTTCCTTCTGTCGATTCGGGTCCTTCTGGCGCAGACGGTACTCCGCTCGATGGGCCCCCGG
Coding sequences within:
- a CDS encoding class I SAM-dependent methyltransferase is translated as MTPDAYTHGHHESVLRSHEWRTADNSAAYLLPHLHSGCTVLDVGAGPGTITADLAERVAPGRVVGLDAAAEIVTKAEGLRAQRGLLNLSFEVGDAYALAAADDSVDVVHAHQVLQHLTRPVDALREFRRVVSPEGVVAVRDVDYEGVIWYPRVPALDLWLDVYLRVHRGTSGDPAAGRHLKAWARAAGFTDVTATASLWLFESDEDREWWGSLWAERALSSSFAANALSLGVTDRSGLARIAEGWRTWAASPDGWLLMPHGEVIARG
- a CDS encoding VOC family protein, with the protein product MFEDAQGVAVVAASDLARARSFYEGVLGLTPEEIQEDAETVIYRLAGVPLMVYRSGFAGTAKNTVFGMATKDLTSDMASLRANGVEFLEYDFPGLKTVDGVAEMAGERSAWFEDSEGNIIGLFERL
- a CDS encoding YbaK/EbsC family protein gives rise to the protein MTDQLPTRSRIVHDALRAAGITGDIVVLPDAASTAPLAAAALGVQVGAIANSLVFWSDGEPLLVMTSGAHRVDTAALAERLGRDSIRRASAEQVRDATGQAIGGVAPTGHPSPLPTVIDEDLAAFDQIWAAGGTPHTVFPMTFDELVALTGGTVTTVV
- a CDS encoding glycogen debranching N-terminal domain-containing protein; its protein translation is MTEQTPGVGAWGRQPFLHDGVVALRAPTQVWSRTDGEVGPGAIDGIYHGDTRFIRTVSMSLTGGDVESLGVSTHGSSHVVFEGLLRGLDDVSADPKVRLVRERTVEGGAISEKITITSHLDDPLGADINLTVLPEFSPMHAVKAGMPESRRWEARTTGVGSVLLTAGAQRIELETDGSLRVEDPDQVDRGVVVTWAVRIPPRSTATVAWGARLVDDAMVVRSASVAVRPAVAESSSDDRADRWLATALADLDALRLALPDHPEDEFYAAGAPWFFTLFGRDSLWAARLALSANPTLAASTLRVLARRQGRRLDPATAEEPGKMLHELRAEAFVVPGEGFSLPPIYYGSVDATALWVGLFADTVDAGMPEAEVRELLPAMRECLAWIMGHGDEFLSYYDRSGRGLTNQGWKDSGDSIQWRDGTLAEGPIALCEVQGYAYEAVMAGARMLDAYGQEGGDVAREWGARLRRRFADRFWVTTPEGHYPAIALDAHGHGVDTLTSNIGHLLGTGILDPDQERAVAVLLTGPSMLSGFGIRTMSTGARGYWPLSYHGGSVWIHDTAIIARGMHRAGLAEAAGTVVEDMLAAAAGFGYRVPELHGGDPAAAGGSGKDATSVPVPYPAACRPQAWSAAAAVTTDEILTAAQRESA